GATGTCCGTGCGCTTGTCTGCCCATGACTGGTACGAAGGCGGCAACACGCCGGAAGACGCGGCCATCTTCGCGCAGATGTTCAAAGACGCCGGTGCCGATATGATAGATTGCTCCTCCGGCCAGGTGGTGAAGGAAGAGCGGCCGGTCTACGGGCGCCTGTTCCAGACGCCTTTTTCGGACAAGATCCGCAATGAGATTCAGGTGCCCACGATCGCTGTCGGCGCCATTTCGGAGGCGGACCATGCCAATTCGATCATTGCCGCCGGACGGGCGGATCTCTGCGCCGTTGCCCGCCCGCATCTCGCAGATCCGTTCTTCGTCATGCACGAAGCAGCCAGGATCGGATATGCCGAGCAACCTTGGCCGAAGCAGTATCATTCGGCACGCGCGCAATATGTGAACAATCTGGCACGTGCTGCAGCTCCCGCCATAGTGAGCAAACCATGACAGCGCGCCATGCTTTGGTTACCGGCGCCGGCAGCGGCATCGGCAAGGCCATCGCGATCGCGCTGGCCGCCAGGGGCCACCGCGTCAGCCTCGCCGGCCGACGCGAGACGCCACTCAAAGCCGTGCAGTCAGAGATCGCCGCGGCCGGCGGCGAGGCCCTGGTTCTCGACGGCTTCGACGTCACCGACGCGTCTCTCGTCGAGGGCGGTGTCGCCAGAGCTGTAGGCCGTTTCGGGGACATCGCCGTGCTGGTCAACTGCGCAGGCGAAGCGCCTTCCGCGCCCTTCGACAAGACGGATCCCGCATTGTGGAGCCGGGTGATCTCGATCAACCTTACCGGCGTCTACCTGGTTACCCACGCAGCGATCGCTTCCGTGAGGCGCGCCGGCAGCGGGCGCATTGTCAACGTGGCGAGCACGGCGGGCCTCACTGGCTATCCTTATGTCTCGGCCTATTGCGCGGCCAAGCATGGCGTCGTCGGGCTGACGCGCGCGCTGGCGCTGGAACTGGCCCGCAGCGACGTCACCGTCAACGCGGTATGCCCCGGCTTTACCGATACGCCGCTGCTGGACAACGCGGTCGAGACCATCATCGGCGCGACGGGCCGCTCGGCGGCTGAGGCCCGAACGAGCCTCACCCGCGCCAACCCGCAGGGGCGGCTGGTCACGCCGCAGGAAGTCGCCGACGCGGTGCTCTGGCTCACGTCGGAAAACGCGACCGCGATCACCGGTCAGGCGATTGCCGTCGCCGGCGGCGAAGTTCTGGGAGGATGACAATGACCAATCCGATGCAAGACAAGAAGCGACCCTTTCGGAGCCACCGGCCGAAGCACTTCCTGCTCGAAACCGACGATGATGGCCGCGTCGCCACCATTACGCTCAACCGACCCGAAAAAAAGAACCCGCTCACGTTCGAGAGCTACGAGGAGCTGACCGACCTGTTCCGGGCGCTTGGCCGCGCCGACGATGTGCGGGTGGTGGTGCTGACCGGCGCGGAGAACAATTTCTCCTCGGGCGGCGATGTCTTCGACATCATCGAGCCACTGACCAGGATGTCGATGCCGGACCTGCTCGACTTCACGCGCATGACCGGCGACCTCGTGCGCCAGATGCGCGCCTGTCCGCAACCGATCATCGCTGCCGTCGACGGAATCTGCGCCGGGGCGGGCGCCATTCTTGCGATGGCCGCGGACCATCGCATTGCCACGCCGGAGGCAAAGACAGCCTTTCTGTTCACGCGTGTCGGCCTCGCCGGCGCCGACATGGGCGCCTGCGGCATCCTTCCGCGCATCATCGGCCAGGGCCGCGCGGCAGAACTCTTGTTCACCGGCCGAGTGATGACCGCTGCCGAAGGCCATGCCTGGGGCTTCTACAACGCGCTGCACGACCGAGCCGCCCTCCTCGGCGCAGCACAGGCATTTGCGCGCAACCTCGCCGACGGCCCGTGGTTCGCGCACGCGATGACGAAGAAGATGCTGGACCAGGAGTGGGCCATGGGCATCGACCAGCTCATCGAGTCGGAGGCGCAGGCACAGGCGATCTGCATGGCCACCGGCGACTTCCGCCGCGCCTTCGAGGCTTTCGCCGCCAAGACTAAGCCCGTTTTCGAGGGACGCTAGATCATGGCGTCGTCTTCCGCACCGGCCCGCACCCCAGCTCGCGATCATCTGGACTGGCCCTTTTTCGCTGACGACCATCGCGTGCTGGCCGGCGAACTGGACGCCTTCGTCGCCAGAGGTGGGCTGGGCGAGATCGACCATGCCGACGCAGACGGTGCCTGCAGGAGCCTGGTCATAAGGTTGGGCGACGCCGGCTTCCTGCGCCACTGCGTGCCGGCCGCCTTCGGTGGCGCGTCCGAGGCGATCGACAGCCGCTCGCTGTGCCTCATCCGCGAGACGCTTGCATTCCACGACGGCCTCGCCGACTTCGCCTTCGCCATGCAGGGGCTCGGCACCGGTGCCATCAGCCTGTCGGCCTCCGAGGAACTCAAGCGGGCGATCCTGCCGAAAATCGCCAGGGGCGAACTGATCTCCGCCTTCGCGCTGACCGAACCCGAAGCCGGTTCAGACGTGGCGGCGATGAGCAGCAGCGCCCGCCGAGCCGGCGACCATTATGTGCTCGACGGCGAAAAGATCTTCATCTCCAACGGCGGCATTGCCGACGTCTATAGCGTCTTCGCCCGCACCGGCGAGGCTCCCGGAACACGTGGCATCTCGGCCTTCGTCGTCTTTGCCGACACGCCCGGCTTCGAGATTGCCGAGCGCATCGAGACCATCGCGCCGCATCCGCTCGCCCGCATCCGCTTCGACAATTGCCGCATCCCTGTTTCGCAGCTTCTCGGACAGCCCGGTGAAGGCTTCAAGATCGCCATGCGCACGCTCGACATCTTTCGTCCCTCGGTCGCGGCCGCGGCGATCGGCTTTGCCCGGCGCGCCCTCGACGAGGCCGTGGCACATGCCAGATCGCGCAGGATGTTCGGGGCAACGCTGGCGGACCTGCCCACTGCGCAGAGCACCCTTGGCGAAATGGCGACGGCGATCGACACGGCCTCGCTGCTCACGGTGCGTACGGCCTGGCGACGCGACGTCCAGAAGCTGCCGATCACCCGTGAAGCTGCAATGGCCAAGATGACGGCGACGGAAAACGCGCAATGGGTCATCGACCAGGCGCTACAGATGTTCGGCGGACGCGGCGTGCGCGTGGGCGAAATCACGGAACGCCTCTACCGCGAAATCCGCGCGTTGCGCATCTACGAAGGCGCCACGGAGGTGCAAAAGCTCATCATCGGTCGTGAGCTGATGAAAGCGGCATCGCCGCGCTCCCCCGCAGAAAAGGACCGCGTATGACCGCCCCTCCCCGCAAGGCCGAGACGCCGAGCAACATACACCGTGTTCTGCAACCCGAGGGCTGGAAGCAGCCGCTGGGATACGCGAACGGCATTGAAGCCCGGGGCCGCATCCTCTTCATCGGTGGTCAGATCGGCTGGAATGCGCGCTGCGAATTCGAAACCGACGACTTCGTGGCACAGGTGCGTCAGACCCTGCTGAACATCGTCGACGTGTTGAAAGCGGGCGGCGCTGGGCCGCATCATATCACTTCGATGACCTGGTATTTCACCGACAAGAAGGAGTATGTCGACAACCTGCGCGCGATCGGCCAAGCCTATCGTGAGGTCATCGGCCGCCATTTCCCCGCCATGGCTGCCATGCAGGTCGTCGCGCTGGTCGAGGACCGTGCGAAGATCGAGATCCAGGCGACCGCGGTCGTGCCGGAGTAGCGTCGGCCTTCAGTTGACTTGTCACAGCGCGCGCGGTGCGATCCTGGCGCGTGCCGTCAGTGCAAGAGCCAGAAGCGTCATGGCGTAGGGCAGGATCGAGAAGAGTTCCGTCGGCACGAAGCTCATCCCGCCTTGGGCCCGAAGGCCCAGGCTCTCGAAGAATGAGAAGAGGAGCGCTCCCGCGAAGGCTCCGGGCACCGACCAGCGACCGATGATGACGACGGCGAGCGCGACATAGCCGCGGCCGTTGGTGAGCCCGTCATTGAAGGCGCCGAGCACACCGAGCGTGATCGCGGCGCCCGCGAGCCCCATCAGCGCACCGCCGAGTATCAATGCCACATAGCGCACCAGCGCCGTGTTGACGCCTCGCATCTCCGCCCCTGCCGGATCGTCGCCCACCGCCTTCAGGATAATACCGATGCGGGTCCTCGCCAGCACCAGAATGCCCACGACCATCGCGGCGAACGCCGCGTAGGTCATCAGGTTCTGCCGGAACAGTATGGGACCGATGAACGGGAGATCGCTCAGGAAGGGCACCTTCCATGTTGGCGTCAGCGGCACGAAGATCGCCATCTGGCCCGAAGGCTGCCAGAGCTGGAAGAGATAGGAAGTCAACCCCGCGCCGATGAGCGAGATGGCGATGCCGATGATGATCTGGTTGGCCCTGAGCCGGATGACGGAGACGGCAAGGATCGCCCCATAGCAGCCGCCCACGACGGCCGCGCCGAGAAGTCCCGCCGGCCACCCGGCCATGTGTGCGAAAACGACGGCTGCGAAAGCGCCGGCGGTCATGATCCCGTCGATGCCGAGATTGAGCGTCCCTGCCCGCTCGGTGATCATCTCGCCAAGTGCGGCCAGGAAGATCGGCGCAGCGAGCCTCAGCATGCCTCCAAGCACGATCTGCCAGAAAACGATATCGGTCCAGGTCATGGGGTCACGCCGTCCGTTTTCGCTGCAGGCCGATCGCGACGATCAGCAGCACCAGTCCCTGCGCGACGATCGCGATCGCAGCCGGCACGGACGTTCCCATCTGCATTCCCTGGGCACCGGTGGTGAGAGCTGCAAACAACAGGGAGGCGAGCACGATGCCGAGTGGCGTCAGACCGCCCAGCACGGCGACAAGGATGCCTGCGAAGCCGAGCCCACCGTCGACGCTGGGGTAGAGCGTGTGGGCGACGCCGGCGACCTGCAGCCAGCCGGCGAGACCGGCGGTCGCCCCGGCAAAGAGGAAGCTCGTCACCACCGCCCGAGGCTGCGACAGGCCGAGCCGCGCGGCGAGCCCTTCATTGCTGGCGAAAACCCGGTAGAGGAGCCCGGACCGCGTGCGCGTCCACATCATCAGCCCGGCGGCGAGCAGGATCACGAAAGCCGCGCCCCAATGAAGACGCGTGCCTTCGAGCAGGCTCGGCACCAGCGAAGTCTCCGGCAAAGGTGCGCTTCGCGGTGTTGCCGTCTGCGCACCTGCGGCGAGCGGTCCCTTGAGAAGCCAGAGCAGCGCGAAGCCCGCAATGTAGTTCAGGAGCAGCGTAGAGAGGATCTCGTTGACCTGAACATAGGCGCGCAGAAAGCCAGGCAGCAGAGCATACAGCATGCCGCCCAGCACACCGCCGACAAAGCCGACGGTCAGCAGGACGAGCGGCTCCTCGGCCGGCACGGAAAAGATGAACGCCGTCGAAAGCGCTGCGCCCGCAATCAGTTGCCCTTGGCTTCCGATGGTGAACACGCCGGCTCGAAGCGCCGGCATGACGCCGAGCCCGACGATCGCCAGCGGCACGGCGGTGACGAGCGTTTCGGCCACAAGGTAACGTTCACCGAATGCACCATGGACAAGCGCCCGCAGCGCGGCCAAAGGGTTGGCGCCGGCCAGCGACACCAGCGCTGCAATGACGGCCACCAACACCGCCGCGCCGATCAGGACCCGCGCAAGCGCGGTCGCCAACGCTTTCGTCATGCGCTCTGTCACTGATAGAGGCCCGGTTCCGGCTGCCAGCCCGTAAGGACATGGCGACCGATCTCGGCCTGCTTCCAGTTGACCGGATCGTGAAGGGTGAGAACGCGGATGTTGCGCCAGTAGCGATCGAAACCATTGGACCGCGCGACCGAGCGGGTGCCCATCAGCGTGTAGATTTCCGAGGCTGCCGCGAGCGACGCCTTGTGGGCGGCGACCTTGGCGGCATACACCGGGATGGCGAGCCCCGTGCGATCGATCTCGCCGCGCTCATAGACGTCCAGCAGATCGGCTGCGCTCAGCATCAGCGTATAGGCGGCAACGAGATCCGCCACGAGCTCGCCGGTCGACCTCTGCGTCAGCGGGTCGTCGGCGGCATTCGCCACCTTGGCCGACGGCCATGGGCGGCTCTTCGACGGAACGAAATCGGCCGCCTGGCGCAGAGCACCGATCGCCGTGCCGATCAAGATGGCGCAGAAGCCGACCTGATAGCGCAACGAGGCGTGCGGCGGCGAGAATTGTCCCGGGATCGTCGCGTTCCACATCGGATCGGTCTGCACCTGGTCGAAGGTGATCGTTCCGGAATCCGTCGCCCGCTGCCCGATCGGATCCCAGTCGCGGTGCACGGTGACGCCCTTGGCCGTCGGCGGGATGAGATTGAGCTGCATGCCTGCCAGCGCATTCTCGGACACGCCGGGCGCCTCAGGATTGAAGGCCCAGGTGGCGATGTAGTCGGCTTCGGCGGCTGCGGTCGTGTAGATCTTGCGGCCGTTGACGACGAAGCCGCCATCGGGACGGGCGAGCGCCGTTGTCGTCATGGGCGCATCGACCGTGCGGCCGGACTCGGCAACCGCAAGGCCGATGATGGCCCTGTCCTCGACGATCGCGCGTGCCAGACGCGGCTTGAGATCCTGCGGGCAATAGGTCAGGATCTCGCGCACGATCTCGTCATGAACCTTGTAGATCTGTGCGACCGAGCTGTCGGCGATGGCGAGCCGCAGTTGTGCCTCCATCGACACGCGGTGTGAGATGCCAGGCCCGCCCAGCGATGTCGGCAGGATCGCGCGCAGAAATCCGCTTCGCTTGATGGCTGCGATCGACTCCGTCGGATAGCGCCCCGTCGCATCGTTTTCGACGGCCCGCGGTGCGATCTCGCTGTCGATCGCCTTCTGCAGGTTCAGCATCAGTGGTGCGACCTCCGCCGGCAGCGCAAACGGTGGAAACGCCGAGCCGAGAAGGGGAGAAAGCGCAGTCTCTGTCATTCTGTCATCCAGCATCAGACGGCGACGGCCTCGAAACGAGCGGGATCCATCGCCTTGTGAATATCGTGGGCGTGGCTGGGGCATCGACAGCAGACGAGGCCGCCTTTCATGCCGAGCACGAGGTCCGTGAAACTTTGCGTCTTGGTTTCGACAAGCCCGCGTTCGGTGAGACCGAGATCCGGCACACCCACCAACCCGATGAAAGACATGATCAGGAAGGGCGCATGCATCGTACAACCGATTTTGCGGGTGGCTGCATCGCAGGCGAGCGACTGGTCGCGCACCGTCTCCCATGGCTGGTCGCTCATGCAGCCCGCGACAGGCAGAGGAACGGTCGACAGCACCTCGCCGTCGGCAACCGTGACATATCCGCCGCCGAGTGCCTCGATGGCTCGGGTCGCAAAGGCCATGTCCGCGTCCGACGTGCCGACGATCACCAGGTTCTGGTTCTCGCAATTGGTGGTCGCGGCGATCGCGCCGCGCTTCAGGCCGAAGCCCTTGACGAAGCCTATGCCGACATTGAGCGTTGCGTGATGGCGGTCGACGATGGCGACCTTGAGCACATCCCTCTCGGTGTCGCAGGCAACCAACCCGTCACGAACCTCGAGTTCGGTGTGGAAGGCGCGCTTGAAGTAGCCGTCGTACATCTCCATCGCCTGCACCCAGGCGGTGTCGCCTTGCGCTTTCACCGAGAAGAAGGCCTCGTCGATATCGGGGTGAAGATGCATCGTGTTGCGCGTGAACGCCGGGACTTCGTCGGTGTTCGCAAAAAGCGCCACGCCGTCGCGGGCAACGACCTTGCCGTCGACCAGCACGAGATGCGGACGCGCTTCGGCGAGATCTTCGACCAGTTGCAGATCGGCGATCTTGTTGGGCGTCACCGAACCGACCAGATGATCGATCCGGTAGTACGAGGCGGCGTTGAGCGTCGCCATGCGCCAGGCCTTGAGCGGCTCGACGCCGCACTCGATCGCCTTGCGCACCTGGTGGTCGATATGGCCCTGGCGGTCGAGATCCTCCACCAGCTTGTCGTCGGCACAAAAGGCTATGTGGCCGAGCCCGTCCTTCAGCGCGGGAATGTCTGCGAAGACCTCGGGCGTGTTGTCGTTCATGCTTCCGGCCATGACGGTCAGCATGGCGCCAAGTCGCAGCCGCTCGACGACGTCCCTTGTCTTGTGGGCGTTGTGGTCGTCTGAGATACCACCAGCGAGATAGCTCCACAGCGGCTCGTTCTCGAGCAGCGCAGTGTGGCCGGTGATGCGCTTGCCCGCTGCGATCGCCGCAACCTGCTTGCGGGCGGAGGACTCGTCCAGATTGAAAGGGTTGGATTCGCCCAGCGTGGCGGCGTCCGGGCGCTGCACGCGTGCGGCGATCTGCTGAGTGGTCAGATGCGCGCCGCCGAGTTCCA
The Mesorhizobium australicum genome window above contains:
- a CDS encoding adenine deaminase, which encodes MTDEPLTYPATGATWAPSVAELMRMRFVAAGKEKPDLILRGGKVLALHIGEILERDVVISGRHIAAITPVGHFDCDNVVDATGYFVAPTFIDVHLHIEYTKLVPGELARLSVPKGTTTVLADANCIANVLGEEGLDFMGTTTTPLRILRQVSHKVPQAPELELGGAHLTTQQIAARVQRPDAATLGESNPFNLDESSARKQVAAIAAGKRITGHTALLENEPLWSYLAGGISDDHNAHKTRDVVERLRLGAMLTVMAGSMNDNTPEVFADIPALKDGLGHIAFCADDKLVEDLDRQGHIDHQVRKAIECGVEPLKAWRMATLNAASYYRIDHLVGSVTPNKIADLQLVEDLAEARPHLVLVDGKVVARDGVALFANTDEVPAFTRNTMHLHPDIDEAFFSVKAQGDTAWVQAMEMYDGYFKRAFHTELEVRDGLVACDTERDVLKVAIVDRHHATLNVGIGFVKGFGLKRGAIAATTNCENQNLVIVGTSDADMAFATRAIEALGGGYVTVADGEVLSTVPLPVAGCMSDQPWETVRDQSLACDAATRKIGCTMHAPFLIMSFIGLVGVPDLGLTERGLVETKTQSFTDLVLGMKGGLVCCRCPSHAHDIHKAMDPARFEAVAV
- a CDS encoding RidA family protein, which encodes MHRVLQPEGWKQPLGYANGIEARGRILFIGGQIGWNARCEFETDDFVAQVRQTLLNIVDVLKAGGAGPHHITSMTWYFTDKKEYVDNLRAIGQAYREVIGRHFPAMAAMQVVALVEDRAKIEIQATAVVPE
- a CDS encoding enoyl-CoA hydratase family protein — encoded protein: MTNPMQDKKRPFRSHRPKHFLLETDDDGRVATITLNRPEKKNPLTFESYEELTDLFRALGRADDVRVVVLTGAENNFSSGGDVFDIIEPLTRMSMPDLLDFTRMTGDLVRQMRACPQPIIAAVDGICAGAGAILAMAADHRIATPEAKTAFLFTRVGLAGADMGACGILPRIIGQGRAAELLFTGRVMTAAEGHAWGFYNALHDRAALLGAAQAFARNLADGPWFAHAMTKKMLDQEWAMGIDQLIESEAQAQAICMATGDFRRAFEAFAAKTKPVFEGR
- a CDS encoding acyl-CoA dehydrogenase family protein, whose product is MASSSAPARTPARDHLDWPFFADDHRVLAGELDAFVARGGLGEIDHADADGACRSLVIRLGDAGFLRHCVPAAFGGASEAIDSRSLCLIRETLAFHDGLADFAFAMQGLGTGAISLSASEELKRAILPKIARGELISAFALTEPEAGSDVAAMSSSARRAGDHYVLDGEKIFISNGGIADVYSVFARTGEAPGTRGISAFVVFADTPGFEIAERIETIAPHPLARIRFDNCRIPVSQLLGQPGEGFKIAMRTLDIFRPSVAAAAIGFARRALDEAVAHARSRRMFGATLADLPTAQSTLGEMATAIDTASLLTVRTAWRRDVQKLPITREAAMAKMTATENAQWVIDQALQMFGGRGVRVGEITERLYREIRALRIYEGATEVQKLIIGRELMKAASPRSPAEKDRV
- a CDS encoding SDR family NAD(P)-dependent oxidoreductase; amino-acid sequence: MTARHALVTGAGSGIGKAIAIALAARGHRVSLAGRRETPLKAVQSEIAAAGGEALVLDGFDVTDASLVEGGVARAVGRFGDIAVLVNCAGEAPSAPFDKTDPALWSRVISINLTGVYLVTHAAIASVRRAGSGRIVNVASTAGLTGYPYVSAYCAAKHGVVGLTRALALELARSDVTVNAVCPGFTDTPLLDNAVETIIGATGRSAAEARTSLTRANPQGRLVTPQEVADAVLWLTSENATAITGQAIAVAGGEVLGG
- a CDS encoding ABC transporter permease, producing the protein MTKALATALARVLIGAAVLVAVIAALVSLAGANPLAALRALVHGAFGERYLVAETLVTAVPLAIVGLGVMPALRAGVFTIGSQGQLIAGAALSTAFIFSVPAEEPLVLLTVGFVGGVLGGMLYALLPGFLRAYVQVNEILSTLLLNYIAGFALLWLLKGPLAAGAQTATPRSAPLPETSLVPSLLEGTRLHWGAAFVILLAAGLMMWTRTRSGLLYRVFASNEGLAARLGLSQPRAVVTSFLFAGATAGLAGWLQVAGVAHTLYPSVDGGLGFAGILVAVLGGLTPLGIVLASLLFAALTTGAQGMQMGTSVPAAIAIVAQGLVLLIVAIGLQRKRTA
- a CDS encoding acyl-CoA dehydrogenase family protein, translated to MTETALSPLLGSAFPPFALPAEVAPLMLNLQKAIDSEIAPRAVENDATGRYPTESIAAIKRSGFLRAILPTSLGGPGISHRVSMEAQLRLAIADSSVAQIYKVHDEIVREILTYCPQDLKPRLARAIVEDRAIIGLAVAESGRTVDAPMTTTALARPDGGFVVNGRKIYTTAAAEADYIATWAFNPEAPGVSENALAGMQLNLIPPTAKGVTVHRDWDPIGQRATDSGTITFDQVQTDPMWNATIPGQFSPPHASLRYQVGFCAILIGTAIGALRQAADFVPSKSRPWPSAKVANAADDPLTQRSTGELVADLVAAYTLMLSAADLLDVYERGEIDRTGLAIPVYAAKVAAHKASLAAASEIYTLMGTRSVARSNGFDRYWRNIRVLTLHDPVNWKQAEIGRHVLTGWQPEPGLYQ
- a CDS encoding ABC transporter permease is translated as MTWTDIVFWQIVLGGMLRLAAPIFLAALGEMITERAGTLNLGIDGIMTAGAFAAVVFAHMAGWPAGLLGAAVVGGCYGAILAVSVIRLRANQIIIGIAISLIGAGLTSYLFQLWQPSGQMAIFVPLTPTWKVPFLSDLPFIGPILFRQNLMTYAAFAAMVVGILVLARTRIGIILKAVGDDPAGAEMRGVNTALVRYVALILGGALMGLAGAAITLGVLGAFNDGLTNGRGYVALAVVIIGRWSVPGAFAGALLFSFFESLGLRAQGGMSFVPTELFSILPYAMTLLALALTARARIAPRAL